The following are encoded together in the Arvicanthis niloticus isolate mArvNil1 chromosome 9, mArvNil1.pat.X, whole genome shotgun sequence genome:
- the Dguok gene encoding deoxyguanosine kinase, mitochondrial isoform X4 — MMYQEPARWSYTFQTLSFMSRLKLQLEPVPGRLPQAEKSVRVFERSVYSDRYIFAKNLFENGSLSDVEWHIYQDWHSFLLQEFADRLLLHGFIYLQASPQVCMERLYQRGREEEKGIELAYIKQLHGQHEDWFINKTTKLHLEALQRVPVLVLNVSEDFSEDAAKQEELVGQVNTFMRNL, encoded by the exons ATGATGTACCAGGAACCAGCACGATGGTCCTACACATTCCAGACCCTCTCCTTCATGAGCCGTCTGAAACTGCAGCTGGAGCCCGTCCCAGGGAGACTCCCGCAGGCAGAGAAGTCTGTGCGAGTCTTTGAGAGGTCTGTGTACAGTGACAG GTATATCTTTGCAAAGAATCTATTTGAAAATGGCTCCCTCAGTGACGTCGAGTGGCACATCTATCAGGACTGGCACTCCTTTCTCCTGCAGGAGTTTGCAGACCGGCTTTTGTTACATGGCTTCATCTATCTCCAGGCCTCTCCCCAG GTTTGTATGGAGAGACTGTACCAGAGgggcagagaagaagagaaaggcattgAGCTGGCCTATATTAAACAGCTACATGGTCAGCACGAAGACTGGTTTATTAACAAGACTACCAA GCTCCACTTGGAAGCTCTGCAGCGTGTGCCGGTGCTGGTGCTGAATGTCAGTGAAGATTTCTCTGAAGATGCCGCCAAGCAGGAAGAGCTTGTGGGGCAG GTCAACACCTTTATGAGGAACCTGTAA